The following coding sequences lie in one Methylotuvimicrobium alcaliphilum 20Z genomic window:
- a CDS encoding DMT family transporter encodes MRIFLAFCLIIVLWSTTPLAIKWSGEGPGFLFGVAARMVIGLACLLPFVLFARRKFPVDRKAWLTYFAVALQIYGAMLSVYWAAQFIPSGWISVIFGLTPMLTAFMSALWLNERSLGLLQLIAYGLGLAGLLVMFGTAMDISRDAAMGIGGVTLASFLQSASSVLVKRIGAALPSVTQVTGGLLVAVPLYLITWYRGDGVWPDIIPVQSLLSIVYLGAVATTIGFALYYYVLIHVPATKVALITLVTPVMSLLIGNAVNREPLNEKVMIGAGLIMGALLLHQYSGLFRKEKNKTAIRRA; translated from the coding sequence ATGCGCATTTTTCTGGCTTTTTGTTTAATCATCGTACTGTGGTCGACAACGCCTTTAGCGATTAAATGGAGTGGCGAAGGTCCGGGGTTTTTATTCGGCGTTGCCGCGCGTATGGTCATTGGACTGGCTTGTTTGTTGCCTTTTGTCTTGTTTGCCCGGCGCAAATTTCCTGTCGATCGAAAGGCATGGTTGACTTATTTTGCGGTTGCGTTGCAAATTTACGGAGCGATGCTGTCGGTTTACTGGGCCGCACAATTTATTCCGTCCGGTTGGATCTCGGTCATTTTCGGGTTGACGCCTATGTTGACCGCGTTCATGTCGGCATTATGGCTCAATGAACGCAGTCTTGGCTTATTGCAATTAATTGCTTATGGTTTGGGGCTTGCCGGCTTATTGGTGATGTTCGGCACGGCTATGGATATTAGCCGGGATGCCGCAATGGGTATTGGCGGCGTGACGCTTGCGTCATTTTTGCAATCGGCCAGCTCGGTTTTAGTCAAACGCATTGGTGCGGCCTTGCCGTCGGTAACGCAAGTGACCGGCGGTTTGTTAGTAGCAGTGCCGTTGTATTTGATTACCTGGTACCGAGGCGACGGCGTTTGGCCCGATATCATTCCGGTGCAGAGTCTGTTATCGATTGTATATTTAGGAGCCGTTGCCACGACAATTGGATTCGCTCTGTATTATTATGTGCTGATCCATGTTCCGGCGACAAAGGTTGCCTTGATCACCTTAGTGACGCCGGTTATGTCGCTATTGATCGGCAATGCGGTCAACCGCGAACCGCTTAATGAAAAGGTTATGATTGGCGCCGGATTAATCATGGGCGCCTTGCTGCTTCATCAATATAGCGGGTTATTCAGGAAAGAAAAAAACAAAACAGCGATCAGAAGGGCTTGA
- a CDS encoding ComEA family DNA-binding protein, with product MNKIIVLLALLSFNAFAAPVNINNADAQTISEALKGIGLKKAEAIVQYRTENGDFKSAEELANVSGIGEKTVESNKADILLSDPAKK from the coding sequence ATGAACAAAATAATAGTTTTATTAGCTTTACTTTCGTTTAACGCGTTTGCGGCACCGGTCAACATCAACAATGCCGATGCTCAAACGATTTCCGAAGCACTGAAAGGCATTGGTCTGAAAAAAGCAGAAGCGATCGTGCAATACAGAACCGAAAACGGTGACTTTAAATCCGCCGAGGAATTGGCCAATGTTTCCGGAATCGGAGAAAAAACAGTTGAAAGCAATAAGGCCGATATTTTACTTAGCGATCCCGCTAAAAAATAA
- a CDS encoding UDP-glucose dehydrogenase family protein has protein sequence MKITVFGSGYVGLVTGTCLAEVGNDVICMDIDETKIEKLKQGIIPIYEPGLEAMVKENQEAGRLRFTADVKEAVGHGLFQFIAVGTPPDEDGSADLQYVLAVAKSIAQHMEGYRVVIDKSTVPVGTADKVKVAMNQVLQERGKNDLEFDVVSNPEFLKEGAALDDFMKPDRIVVGTDNPRTAELLKALYAPFNRSRERVITMDIRSAELTKYAANAMLATKISFMNELANLAEKLGADIEHVRQGIGSDSRIGYSFIYPGCGYGGSCFPKDVKALERTAKQVGYQAELLNAVENVNDRQKKRLFEKIQHYYDGNLKGKVFAIWGLSFKPNTDDMREAPSRVLLEALIDAGATVRAYDPEALEEAKRIYGNKKGLVYTEDQNEALEDADALAIVTEWKQFRSPDFDHLSQILRDKVIFDGRNMFEPAFVKQSGLAYYAIGR, from the coding sequence ATGAAAATCACTGTATTTGGAAGCGGTTATGTCGGCCTGGTGACGGGAACTTGCTTGGCGGAAGTGGGCAACGATGTGATCTGCATGGATATCGATGAAACCAAGATCGAAAAACTCAAGCAAGGCATCATCCCGATCTATGAGCCTGGGCTGGAAGCCATGGTTAAAGAAAATCAGGAAGCCGGTCGTTTGCGGTTTACCGCCGATGTCAAAGAAGCGGTCGGTCATGGTTTATTTCAATTCATCGCGGTCGGAACGCCGCCTGACGAAGACGGTTCAGCCGATTTGCAATATGTTCTTGCGGTCGCTAAAAGCATTGCCCAACACATGGAAGGTTATCGAGTCGTAATCGATAAATCCACGGTACCGGTCGGCACTGCCGATAAAGTCAAAGTAGCCATGAACCAAGTACTTCAAGAACGAGGCAAGAATGACTTGGAATTCGACGTCGTGTCGAATCCCGAATTTTTGAAGGAAGGCGCCGCGCTCGACGATTTCATGAAGCCGGACCGTATCGTTGTCGGAACCGACAACCCAAGAACCGCCGAATTACTCAAAGCACTCTACGCTCCGTTCAACCGCAGCCGCGAACGGGTTATCACGATGGATATTCGGTCTGCCGAATTGACTAAATATGCCGCAAACGCAATGCTGGCGACCAAAATCAGCTTCATGAACGAGCTGGCTAACTTAGCCGAAAAATTAGGCGCCGATATCGAACATGTCCGACAAGGCATCGGTTCGGACAGTCGCATCGGTTACAGCTTTATCTACCCGGGCTGCGGCTACGGAGGCTCATGCTTTCCTAAGGACGTCAAAGCATTGGAACGGACCGCAAAGCAAGTCGGATATCAAGCCGAGTTATTAAATGCCGTCGAGAATGTCAACGACCGACAGAAAAAACGTCTATTCGAAAAAATCCAGCATTATTACGACGGCAACCTGAAAGGTAAGGTTTTCGCTATATGGGGTTTGTCGTTCAAACCCAATACCGACGACATGCGCGAAGCGCCTAGCCGAGTGTTGTTGGAAGCTTTGATCGATGCCGGCGCCACCGTTCGAGCTTACGACCCTGAAGCGCTGGAAGAAGCTAAGCGTATTTACGGCAATAAAAAAGGCTTGGTTTATACCGAAGACCAAAACGAAGCGCTGGAAGATGCCGATGCGTTAGCGATTGTAACCGAATGGAAACAATTCCGTAGTCCGGATTTCGATCATTTGAGTCAAATCTTGCGCGACAAAGTTATTTTCGATGGCCGTAATATGTTCGAACCCGCTTTTGTCAAACAAAGCGGTTTGGCTTATTACGCGATCGGGCGTTAA
- a CDS encoding RelA/SpoT family protein: protein MKKQLPQIEKLLSGFSAEDAVQIEKALALVDEADSNPLNIRPKGIAVAMILGSVYSDLASILAALLSDSRLAGRLAAAEIKQQFGETVAGLVKDVNWLNNLRVYSPELTHEPNQNETLRRMLLAMTHDVRSVLIKLAYRIERLRGISAEEPGVRRFIAQETLDVYAPLANRLGVSQFKWELEDLAFRYLEPDNYKRIAESLADKRIHREDCIQTFIEDLRRILKEEGITAKVYGRPKHIYSIWNKMRRKQLAIDDLYDLLAVRVIVDSLTACYSVLGLAHSYWKYIPKEFDDYIANPKENGYQSLHTVIVDHKGNRIEIQIRTRSMHEFAELGVAAHWRYKEGSKHNAATEKNIASLRQLLEYKDSGDNLVENFRTELFSDRVFVLTPAGKLIDLIKGSTPLDFAYTIHTEIGHGCRGAKVNGRIKPLTYKLRSGDQVEIITVKNGEPNHNWLDPNLGYLKTPRAVGKVRSWFRQQQQAENVVFGKQILDKESKRLGLKSIEMGELLSHFKFNDAELFYEAIGRGDITNRQLVAALKIPEFAEPAYPSARGSESKTAAKSVITVAGIDNVVTSLAQCCCPVKGDDIIGFISHKRGITIHRRDCENILTLSPEQQPQLIDAEWSSEQPSRHNVPIIIHAFNAQNLLSDVTRIMMYAKAHIIDASLKTHPDLSAILTMTINIESTAQLSSVLGRISQLPNILEVKRKT from the coding sequence ATGAAAAAACAACTACCGCAAATCGAAAAGCTACTTTCGGGATTTTCCGCCGAAGATGCCGTACAAATTGAGAAGGCTTTGGCTCTTGTCGATGAGGCCGATAGCAATCCGCTTAATATTAGACCAAAAGGGATTGCGGTCGCGATGATTTTGGGTAGTGTTTATAGCGATTTGGCCAGCATATTGGCTGCGTTATTAAGCGATTCGCGATTAGCCGGTCGTTTAGCCGCAGCCGAAATTAAGCAACAATTCGGCGAAACGGTTGCGGGTTTAGTCAAGGATGTCAATTGGCTCAATAATTTGCGCGTCTATAGTCCGGAGTTGACACACGAGCCCAATCAAAATGAAACGCTCAGACGAATGCTATTGGCGATGACGCACGATGTGCGCTCGGTGCTGATCAAGCTAGCCTATCGTATTGAGCGTCTGCGGGGAATATCGGCGGAAGAACCGGGTGTTCGGCGGTTTATCGCGCAAGAGACCCTGGATGTCTATGCGCCGTTGGCGAACAGGCTCGGGGTGAGTCAATTCAAATGGGAGCTTGAGGATCTAGCGTTTCGCTATCTCGAGCCGGATAATTATAAGCGCATTGCCGAATCGCTTGCCGATAAGCGCATTCATCGCGAAGATTGTATTCAAACATTTATAGAAGACCTCCGTCGAATTCTTAAGGAAGAAGGTATTACGGCAAAGGTTTATGGAAGGCCCAAGCATATTTACAGCATTTGGAACAAAATGCGCCGCAAGCAGTTAGCTATCGACGATCTTTACGATTTACTTGCAGTGCGCGTGATCGTCGATAGCTTGACGGCTTGTTATAGCGTATTGGGTTTGGCGCATAGTTATTGGAAATACATTCCTAAAGAATTCGACGATTATATTGCCAACCCGAAGGAAAACGGTTATCAATCCTTGCATACCGTGATCGTCGACCACAAAGGCAATCGTATCGAAATTCAGATTCGCACTCGTTCGATGCATGAATTTGCCGAATTAGGGGTTGCCGCGCATTGGCGTTACAAGGAAGGCAGTAAGCACAATGCCGCGACCGAAAAGAATATCGCTTCGTTGCGCCAATTGCTGGAATATAAGGATAGCGGCGACAATTTGGTCGAAAATTTTCGAACCGAACTTTTTTCGGATCGGGTCTTTGTGTTGACGCCGGCCGGAAAATTGATCGATCTGATCAAGGGTTCGACGCCTCTCGATTTTGCTTACACGATACATACCGAAATTGGGCACGGTTGTCGCGGGGCGAAAGTCAACGGACGTATCAAGCCCTTAACATATAAGCTTAGGTCGGGCGATCAGGTTGAGATCATCACGGTTAAAAACGGCGAGCCGAATCATAACTGGCTCGACCCGAACTTGGGTTATTTAAAAACGCCGCGGGCGGTCGGGAAGGTCAGAAGTTGGTTTAGACAACAGCAGCAAGCCGAAAATGTTGTTTTCGGCAAACAAATTCTGGATAAAGAAAGTAAACGATTAGGATTGAAGTCGATTGAGATGGGTGAATTGCTCAGCCATTTCAAATTTAACGACGCCGAGCTTTTTTATGAAGCAATAGGTCGTGGCGATATTACTAATCGGCAGTTGGTTGCCGCGCTGAAAATCCCCGAATTTGCCGAGCCCGCCTATCCTTCCGCCAGAGGGAGCGAGAGCAAAACGGCGGCAAAATCGGTCATCACCGTTGCCGGTATCGATAATGTGGTAACCAGTTTGGCGCAATGTTGTTGTCCGGTCAAAGGCGACGATATCATCGGTTTCATTTCGCATAAGCGAGGCATCACAATCCATCGGCGCGACTGCGAAAATATTTTGACGCTCAGTCCCGAACAGCAGCCGCAATTGATCGATGCGGAATGGAGTTCGGAGCAGCCATCTCGCCATAATGTGCCGATTATTATCCATGCTTTCAATGCGCAAAACCTGCTCAGCGACGTGACTCGTATCATGATGTATGCTAAGGCGCATATTATCGATGCCTCGTTAAAAACCCATCCGGATTTATCGGCGATACTGACGATGACGATCAATATCGAAAGCACCGCCCAGTTGAGTTCGGTGCTCGGCAGAATCAGCCAATTACCGAATATATTGGAAGTTAAGCGTAAAACTTAG
- the polA gene encoding DNA polymerase I, whose product MTQNKQKYLVLIDGSSFLFRAYHAVPPLTSPDGSPTNAIYGVANMLRKLMADHPTDYIGVIFDAPGKTFRHDLYDQYKAHRPPMPDDLRVQIEPLHRLIRAMGLPLIMQPDVEADDVIGAFAKQAERDGFQVVISTGDKDMAQLVTEHITLENTMSGSRTDRQGVIEKFGVTPEQIIDYLALMGDTVDNIPGVPKVGPKTAAKWLNEYQTLERLIECADQIKGKVGENLRNALDQLPLSKQLTTIDCDVPLPCSAEELKMNPVDQSELKSMLVELGFTSWLKILEQSAGVGSGRDAKAVESPQAIDARYETILTEHDFERWLERLDKADLFAFDTETTSLDYCRAEVVGISFAVEAGHAAYLPVAHDYSDAPEQLDRSAVLEKMRPLLENPNKAKLGQNLKYDANVLANHGIELRGIAHDTMLESYVLNSNATKHNMDDLAKTYLNYTTIHYEDVAGKGAKQIPFQEVAIEQATPYAAEDADITLRLHEVLSKKLDQNPSLVQLYREIEIPLVEVLSRIERNGVLLDTEMLARQSQELAAQIASIEQHAHDLAGQAFNLGSPKQIQSIIYDKLNLPVLKKTPTGQPSTDESVLQELAADYPLPRLILEHRTTSKLKSTYTDKLPQQVNPKTGRVHTSYHQAVAATGRLSSSDPNLQNIPIRSPEGRRIRQAFIAPPGYVLVAADYSQIELRIMAHLSGDAGLLAAFKQGQDIHSATAAEVFGVEPEQVTADLRRSAKAINFGLIYGMSSFGLAQQLGLTRGQAQSYIDMYFARYPGVKAFMDNIRELAKNQGYVETLFGRRLYLPEINSRNPARRQYAERTAINAPMQGTAADIIKRAMIACDRWLQTDSPDARMIMQVHDELVFEIAESAVSNCIERLRDLMSSAATLDVPLIVDIGTGLNWDEAH is encoded by the coding sequence ATGACCCAAAACAAACAAAAATATTTGGTATTAATCGACGGCTCGTCTTTTTTATTTCGCGCCTACCATGCGGTACCGCCATTGACGAGCCCGGATGGCTCGCCGACCAATGCGATTTACGGGGTGGCCAATATGCTGCGTAAATTGATGGCCGACCATCCGACCGATTATATCGGCGTTATTTTCGATGCGCCTGGAAAGACCTTTAGACATGATCTATACGATCAATACAAGGCGCATCGACCGCCGATGCCGGACGATTTGCGTGTACAGATCGAGCCCTTGCACCGCTTGATTCGCGCGATGGGCCTGCCCTTGATCATGCAGCCCGATGTCGAGGCGGACGATGTCATCGGCGCATTTGCAAAGCAAGCCGAGCGAGACGGATTTCAGGTCGTCATTTCAACCGGCGACAAGGATATGGCGCAATTGGTTACCGAGCATATCACGCTCGAAAACACGATGTCCGGAAGCCGTACCGACCGCCAAGGCGTGATCGAAAAGTTCGGCGTGACGCCTGAACAAATCATCGACTATTTGGCCTTGATGGGCGACACGGTCGACAATATTCCCGGCGTGCCCAAGGTAGGGCCGAAAACGGCGGCTAAATGGCTAAACGAATATCAAACGCTGGAAAGATTGATCGAATGCGCCGATCAAATCAAGGGTAAGGTCGGCGAAAATCTACGCAACGCGCTCGATCAACTGCCGTTGTCGAAGCAATTGACCACGATTGATTGCGATGTTCCGTTGCCATGCTCGGCGGAGGAATTAAAAATGAATCCGGTCGATCAAAGCGAACTCAAGTCGATGCTTGTCGAATTGGGTTTTACGTCTTGGTTGAAAATACTGGAGCAGTCCGCCGGTGTCGGCTCCGGCCGGGACGCTAAAGCTGTCGAAAGTCCGCAAGCGATTGATGCGCGCTATGAAACGATCTTGACCGAACACGATTTTGAACGTTGGCTCGAGCGGCTCGACAAGGCCGATCTGTTTGCGTTCGATACCGAAACGACCAGTCTTGATTACTGCCGCGCCGAAGTCGTCGGGATATCGTTTGCGGTCGAAGCCGGGCATGCCGCTTATTTGCCGGTCGCGCACGATTATTCGGATGCACCGGAGCAATTGGATCGATCCGCCGTATTGGAAAAAATGCGGCCGCTGCTGGAAAATCCGAATAAAGCCAAACTGGGACAGAATCTTAAATACGACGCCAACGTGCTGGCCAATCACGGTATAGAACTGCGAGGTATTGCTCACGATACCATGCTCGAATCCTATGTGTTGAACAGTAACGCGACTAAGCACAACATGGATGATTTGGCGAAGACGTATCTTAACTATACGACGATACATTACGAAGATGTTGCGGGGAAGGGCGCGAAACAGATTCCGTTTCAGGAAGTCGCTATCGAACAGGCGACGCCTTATGCCGCCGAAGATGCCGACATCACCTTGCGTTTACATGAAGTTCTGAGTAAAAAACTCGACCAAAATCCGTCGTTGGTGCAATTGTATCGAGAAATCGAAATTCCTCTGGTCGAAGTGTTGTCGCGTATCGAAAGGAACGGGGTGCTGCTCGATACCGAAATGCTGGCGCGGCAGAGCCAGGAGTTGGCCGCCCAGATTGCCTCGATCGAGCAGCATGCGCACGACCTGGCCGGGCAGGCATTCAATTTGGGTTCGCCGAAGCAAATTCAAAGCATTATTTACGATAAGCTGAATTTGCCGGTACTGAAAAAAACCCCGACCGGGCAGCCGTCGACCGACGAATCGGTGCTGCAGGAATTGGCCGCCGATTATCCGTTGCCCCGTTTGATTCTCGAGCATCGCACGACCAGCAAGCTGAAATCGACTTATACCGATAAATTGCCGCAACAGGTCAATCCGAAAACCGGGCGTGTGCATACCTCCTATCATCAGGCGGTCGCGGCGACCGGCCGTTTGTCTTCGTCCGATCCCAATCTACAGAATATTCCGATTCGCAGTCCCGAAGGCAGAAGGATTCGGCAGGCTTTCATCGCGCCGCCGGGCTATGTACTGGTCGCGGCCGATTATTCACAAATCGAGTTGCGCATCATGGCGCATTTGTCCGGCGATGCCGGTCTTTTGGCAGCTTTCAAACAAGGGCAGGATATTCATAGCGCGACCGCGGCCGAGGTCTTCGGGGTCGAGCCTGAGCAAGTTACCGCCGATTTACGGCGTTCGGCCAAGGCGATCAATTTTGGCTTGATTTACGGCATGTCGTCGTTCGGCTTGGCGCAGCAATTAGGCTTGACCAGAGGGCAGGCGCAATCTTATATCGACATGTATTTCGCGCGGTATCCCGGTGTCAAAGCATTTATGGATAACATCCGAGAGTTGGCGAAAAACCAGGGGTATGTCGAAACTTTATTCGGCCGTAGGCTTTATTTGCCGGAAATCAATTCGCGCAACCCCGCGCGCCGTCAATACGCCGAACGAACCGCAATCAATGCGCCGATGCAAGGCACCGCCGCCGATATCATAAAGCGCGCGATGATCGCTTGCGATCGTTGGCTTCAAACAGATTCGCCCGATGCCCGAATGATCATGCAGGTGCATGACGAATTAGTTTTTGAAATCGCCGAATCGGCCGTGTCTAATTGTATCGAAAGATTGAGAGATTTGATGAGTTCTGCGGCAACGCTCGATGTGCCGTTGATCGTCGATATCGGTACCGGTTTGAATTGGGATGAGGCGCATTAG
- a CDS encoding HDOD domain-containing protein, producing the protein MVAAVDNKLFMFVESMPAFPKSVQSILKLADDNQSSAKDFVQIIECDPVMTVKILKVVNSPYYGLPQKISSITRAVVHLGINTVKNMALGIAAIGVLKPDKKAGLNANGFLMHSLTTALITKLLAERQGLSPNKCSDYFVTGLLHDFGKLVFAQCLPESFSNALMESRKRSVSLHLMEREYLGIDHARLGKLLIDKWCFSEGIGAAIEHHHDEDGSDVLRDSVAVANQISKILRFGDGGNPVIDKYSEAQFSLFGLSSEELIVSLGDLSTIRTEALMMISCK; encoded by the coding sequence ATGGTTGCGGCTGTCGACAACAAGTTATTCATGTTTGTGGAGAGTATGCCGGCTTTTCCGAAAAGCGTGCAAAGTATTTTAAAGTTAGCCGATGACAATCAATCTTCCGCCAAGGATTTTGTACAAATTATCGAATGCGATCCGGTGATGACGGTCAAGATTTTGAAAGTTGTTAATTCTCCTTATTACGGTTTGCCTCAAAAAATTAGTTCAATAACGCGCGCTGTCGTCCATCTTGGAATCAATACGGTCAAGAATATGGCGTTGGGCATTGCGGCAATCGGTGTTCTTAAGCCCGATAAAAAAGCGGGCTTAAATGCCAATGGTTTTTTAATGCACTCTTTGACTACCGCATTGATCACAAAATTACTCGCCGAGCGACAAGGTTTATCGCCAAATAAATGCAGCGATTATTTCGTTACCGGTTTATTGCATGACTTTGGAAAGTTGGTTTTTGCGCAGTGTTTGCCCGAATCCTTTAGTAATGCGTTGATGGAAAGCCGTAAGCGGAGTGTTTCTTTACATTTGATGGAGCGGGAGTATTTAGGTATCGATCACGCTCGTTTGGGTAAGCTACTAATTGATAAGTGGTGCTTTTCTGAAGGCATCGGTGCTGCGATCGAGCATCATCACGATGAGGACGGCTCCGACGTCTTGCGCGATAGTGTTGCTGTAGCTAATCAAATCAGTAAAATCTTGCGTTTTGGTGACGGCGGTAATCCGGTAATCGATAAGTATTCGGAAGCGCAGTTCTCGTTGTTCGGTTTGTCTTCGGAGGAACTGATCGTTTCGTTAGGTGATTTGAGCACGATTAGAACAGAGGCTTTAATGATGATTAGTTGCAAGTGA
- a CDS encoding MBL fold metallo-hydrolase, translating to MQLKFRGVRGSIPTPGPNTVKYGGNTTCIEIRTDSGELIILDAGTGIYSLSQQLDKGKPVDAHIFITHTHWDHIQGLPFFTPAFMRGNQITIYGGLDPVTQQSIQRALAVQLQYSFFPIREAELKATVRYVTLTPGKSVMVGDARITPLLLNHPVLNFGYRIECDDRSVFFTGDYEPLFNIYRPEDQEYEPFQSMVDERFVEVCAFLHGVDALIVDASYTEEEYVFKRGWGHGTYQSGLNLAVRSDAKRLFFTHHEPNRTDMDLDNIYRQLLEQYQNLDIELNMAREGIEYNI from the coding sequence ATGCAATTGAAATTCAGAGGCGTTCGTGGCTCCATTCCGACACCGGGGCCTAATACTGTCAAATATGGCGGGAATACTACTTGCATAGAAATTCGTACCGATAGCGGGGAGTTAATAATTCTCGATGCGGGTACCGGTATTTATTCGTTATCGCAACAATTGGATAAGGGCAAGCCGGTCGATGCGCATATTTTCATTACCCATACGCACTGGGATCATATTCAAGGTCTGCCTTTTTTTACGCCGGCGTTTATGCGGGGCAATCAGATTACGATATACGGCGGGTTGGATCCAGTCACTCAACAAAGTATACAAAGGGCGCTGGCTGTTCAATTGCAATACAGTTTTTTTCCGATTCGGGAGGCCGAGTTAAAAGCTACTGTTCGTTATGTGACTTTGACACCAGGTAAAAGCGTTATGGTGGGCGATGCTCGAATTACACCGTTATTGTTGAATCATCCTGTCCTAAATTTCGGGTATCGCATAGAGTGCGACGACCGGTCTGTTTTTTTTACCGGGGATTACGAGCCGTTATTTAATATTTACCGGCCCGAAGATCAGGAATACGAGCCTTTTCAATCCATGGTCGATGAAAGATTCGTCGAAGTGTGCGCCTTTCTACATGGTGTCGATGCATTGATTGTCGATGCGTCCTATACCGAGGAAGAGTATGTGTTTAAAAGGGGGTGGGGGCATGGAACCTATCAATCAGGGCTAAACTTGGCGGTCCGTTCCGATGCTAAACGCTTGTTTTTTACCCATCACGAACCCAATCGCACCGATATGGATTTGGATAACATCTATCGTCAATTGCTCGAACAGTACCAAAATTTAGATATAGAGTTAAATATGGCGCGCGAAGGTATTGAATATAATATCTAA
- the yihA gene encoding ribosome biogenesis GTP-binding protein YihA/YsxC yields the protein MNPVYHQAKFINSAPHVKDAPEDIGLEVAFAGRSNAGKSSAINTLTGQKSLARISKTPGRTQLLNFFSITETTRFVDLPGYGYAKVPLEIKKQWHRMIETYLNNRKTLCGIVLVMDIRHPLTEFDRQMVDWCKQTRLPLHILLTKADKLKFGAAKNTLLAVQKEISGAQVPVTVQLFSALKRQGVDEIHQLLDQWLNFESSS from the coding sequence ATGAATCCAGTGTATCATCAAGCAAAATTCATAAACAGCGCCCCTCATGTTAAAGACGCCCCTGAGGATATAGGACTCGAAGTCGCATTTGCGGGCCGCTCCAACGCGGGTAAATCCAGTGCAATCAATACGTTAACCGGTCAAAAATCGTTGGCGCGTATCAGTAAAACCCCTGGAAGAACGCAATTATTGAATTTTTTCTCGATAACGGAAACCACGCGCTTTGTCGATTTACCGGGCTATGGCTATGCCAAAGTTCCCTTGGAAATCAAAAAACAATGGCACCGCATGATCGAAACCTATCTAAATAATCGTAAAACGTTATGTGGCATTGTGTTGGTGATGGATATTCGCCATCCACTGACCGAATTCGATCGACAAATGGTGGACTGGTGCAAACAAACCCGGTTGCCTTTACATATTTTGCTAACTAAAGCCGATAAATTGAAATTCGGCGCGGCAAAAAACACCTTACTAGCCGTGCAAAAAGAAATTTCCGGAGCTCAAGTTCCAGTCACGGTTCAATTATTTTCGGCATTAAAGAGACAAGGCGTCGACGAAATCCATCAATTACTCGACCAATGGCTGAACTTTGAATCGTCATCATAA
- a CDS encoding c-type cytochrome gives MKNKLLALSIALLFMSQPVILHAEGNSKAGKEKATACAGCHGENGNSAVTNFPKLAQQHASYLIKTLNAFKSGERNNPMMSPIAMGLSDKDMADIAAYYAEQKISTNSLPVLQKDEDDSEDSADASEDIKELLALGSDLYRNGVLASEVSACIACHGPFGEGNRPAAFPALKSQHADYLIKTLMDFKSGERSNNSENMMHMIAKKMTEREIKAVSYHISVMK, from the coding sequence ATGAAAAATAAACTATTGGCACTTTCAATTGCTCTGTTGTTCATGAGTCAGCCGGTCATTCTACATGCAGAAGGCAATAGTAAGGCAGGAAAAGAAAAAGCGACCGCCTGCGCGGGGTGTCACGGCGAAAACGGCAATAGTGCAGTCACTAATTTTCCGAAGTTAGCTCAACAGCATGCCTCTTATCTGATCAAGACGCTTAATGCCTTTAAAAGCGGCGAGCGAAATAATCCGATGATGAGTCCGATCGCGATGGGCTTGAGCGATAAAGATATGGCTGATATTGCCGCCTATTATGCCGAGCAAAAGATTTCGACGAATAGTCTACCGGTCTTGCAAAAAGACGAAGATGATAGTGAGGATTCTGCAGATGCCAGTGAAGACATCAAAGAGCTATTGGCCTTAGGCAGCGATCTTTACCGGAATGGGGTGTTGGCGAGTGAAGTGTCTGCTTGCATCGCTTGTCATGGCCCGTTTGGCGAAGGGAACAGGCCGGCGGCATTTCCTGCGCTTAAGTCGCAGCATGCCGATTATTTGATCAAGACGCTCATGGATTTCAAAAGCGGCGAGCGGAGTAATAACTCCGAAAATATGATGCATATGATTGCCAAAAAAATGACTGAACGCGAAATCAAAGCGGTTTCTTATCATATTTCGGTCATGAAGTAA